A window of Actinomadura viridis genomic DNA:
GACTCGCACGGTGATGTTGGGTTGGCGAGCCAGTTCAACGAGGCGCGCGAGTTGTGCTCGCATGATCTCCGGCCCGCCGACGGGCTGGTCCAGGACGCCTTGATCCAGGATCACCCACACCCTCGGCCTTGGTTTGCGGTCTAGGCACGTCTGGCGGCTTAGGCGGGCCGCCACTCCATCCTCGACGTCCTCAACGCCGGATGCCTCGAACATCGCTCGGGCGTAGGCTTCGATCTGAAACAGGCCAGGGACCCAGCCAAGCTCCCAGATTCGCAGGTGAGAAGCCTTGGCCTCGTGCTCTGAGTGAGTCTTGAACCACTCGACTTCGTGCCCCGCCTTGGCGAACTTGACCAAGCGCTCAAACCGGCCTCCTGTGTTCCAAGCCGTATCAAGCTTGATCGCATGAGCACTCTGAAGTTTGGTGTCTCCTGATTCAACACGTGCGACTAGAGACCGGTCCCTGTTGATGATTGCGCCCACATCGGCTAGCGAGAGACTGCGCTCGTGTCGGTGTCTGCGCAGCTCAAAAGCTATGTGGTCCCACAGGTTCCCATCCGGATCAAAGGGGGGATGTGTACGCATGATCACTCTCCGGTTGTCGCATTTATTGAGCTCTCCTAGCCAAAGATAGGGGAGCGGGCTGACTCTTGCCATAGGCGGAACGGCAAGGAGTGAGCATGTTGAACGCGAAAGTGGGCAATCGAGACGAGCTGGACATGACGTGCCTGGCGGCGCGGACGGCGCCGGGGCAGGCTCGAACGCTGGTGGAATTGCGGCTGGCCTCGTGGGGGCTGGCGCGCTTGCGCGATGACGCGACCTTGATCGCCAGTGAACTGGTGACCAACGCGGTAATTCACACGCCGGACGACGGAGAGATCCGGCTACGGCTCACGCGGCAGCCTATGGGGGTGCTGCTGGCGGTGTGGGATTCCTCGGACGCCCGGCCGGTGCGCAAGCGTTCCATGTGGGCGGTGGCCGGAGGCGCGGCGGCGGATGCTGAGGCGCTGGCCCTAGATCATGACGACGGTACGGGCGGGCGGGGGCTACTGATCGTCGAAGAACTGGCGGACGCGTGCGGAGTGACCGAGACCGAGCCACGCGGGAAATGGGTGTGGGCGCGCATTGGGGGCGCGGCGCGGCGGGGGCGGAGGCGATGACCGGTGAACGGGCTGGACGGCCGGTCGAACCTGCGGCGCTCGGTTCTTCGGGGGTGGTCGGAGAAGGCATGGGGACCGGCATGGCGCATCGCCCTGGCCATGGGGGAATGAGCCTGGATTGCCCGCTGTCGTGTCTGGGGCTGGAGACCGTCCGGGACCTTCTGCGGGTGGTGTCGGCTGAGGTGCTCGGGTTCGCTCCGTGGCTGTCGGAGACGGAGGCGCCGCACGTCTGTGAGCGGGTGACGTTGGCCTGCCCGGTGCGGTGCTTGCGGCTGTCCCAGCATGCGGAGCGGGCACTGACCCGTGATCGCGGTTACGGGTTGACCGTAGGCGAGGTGCTGGCGCTGGCACAGACGGGCAAGTTGTGGGATGTCCGGTACTTCGGGCCCTGTCGGGTGCGCGAGGTTGAACGCGCGTTGCTGGCTGCGGGGTTCTCGGCGGATGAGAATCCGTACCTGGTGTGACTGTCGGGTGAGGCGGCCCCGGCTTTCAAGGAAGCTGGAGTCAGGCGCGGGGCGATCCGGCTTCGTCGTAGTGGCGGCGGGCCTGCTCTACCTGTTCGAGGTTGGTGGAGGCCCACTCGGAGAGGTGGGCGAAGAGGGGGGCGAGGCTGCGGCCGAGCTCGCTGATCTCGTACTCGACACGCGGTGGCACCTCGGGGTGGTAGGTGCGGATGACCAGGCCGTCGCGCTCCAGCTGACGCAGGCGCTGGGTGAGCACCTTGGGGGTGATGCCCTTGATGCGCCGCTCCAGCTCGACGAACCGCTGACGGCCGAACGTGTGGAGCGACCAGAGGATGGGCGTGGTCCACCGGCTGAACACGATCTCCACGACCGGAGCGATCGGGCAGGCCAGCTCCGGGTCGTCCAGGGCCTCGGGCGCGGGCCGGCTCGTCTCGGTCGCCATGGCTTCCACCCCTCTGAGGTAGTTACTTTCCTCTAGGTACCTACTATACCGAGGCTGTTAGCGTCCCCGGCGTCACGAGAAATCACAGCGAGACACGGGAGTCGATCATGATCGTGGTGACGGGTGCGACCGGGAACGTGGGCAGGTCGCTGGTGCGGGCGCTGGCGGAGACCGCGGAACGGGTGACGGCGGTGTCGAGGGGGATGGCCCCGGTGGACCTGCCGGGCGGGACCCGGCACCTACGGGCCGACCTGGCCGCGCCGGAGACCCTGCGGCCTGCCTTCGACGGTGCCGAGGTCCTGTTCCTGCACGACGGCGGTGCGGGCGGCCACGGGCTCGATCCGCGAGCCATCCTGGACGTGGCCAGGGGCGCCGGGGTCCGGCGGGTGGTGCTGCTGTCCTCGCAGGGCGTGGTGACCAGGCCGGAGTCCCCCTCGCACGGTGGCGTCATGCGGGCGATCGAGGAGGCGGTGCGCGAGTCGGGCCTGACCTGGACGATCCTGCGGCCCGGCGCCTTCGCGTCCAACGCCTACGCCTGGGTGGAGTCGGTACGCGCCGAGCGGACCGTCGCCGCGCCGTTCGGCGACGTCGGGATCCCGGTGATCGATCCGGCGGACATCGCGGAGGTCGCGGCCGTGGCCCTGCGCAAGGACGAGCACGCGGGCCAGGTCCACGAGCTGAACGGACCGGCGGCCGTCACGCCCCGGCAGCAGGCCGAGGCGATCGGCGCGGCCCTCGGAGAGCCGGTGCGGTTCGTGGAGCTGACCCCGGCCGAGGCGCGCGCACGGATGTCCGCGTTCATGCCGGGGCCGGTGGTGGAGACCACGCTGGCCATCCTCGGCGAGCCCAAGGCCGCCGAGCTGCGGCTGAGCCCGGACGTCGAGCGGGTGCTCGGCCGCGCGCCCCGTCCCTTCGCCGAGTGGGCCCGCCGCAACGTCGAAGCCTTCCGGTGACGTGACGGGGTCGCAGGCGGCTCTGGCACGTTGACTTGCGGCGAGTTGCTGCCTCGGGAACGTTCCCACACGACAACTCGCCGCAAGTCAACGTCTCGCCCAACACGCGGTCCGGACGATCGGGGGCGTCGCGGGGGAGTCTTCGGGCTCGGGGTGGGCAGGGGTCCGGGGAGAAGGGCCGTCCGCGCCGACGACCGAGGACACACGATGGGGGGATCCCATGTCGTTCACCGGTATTCACGGGCTTGACCACAGCATCAACAGCACCAATGAATGGATCGCCGCCGTCGCCTCGGCGTTCGAGACCGAGGACCGCGACTTCGCCTACCGCGTGCTGCGGGCCTGGATGCACAGCATGCGCGACCGGCTCACGGTCGAGGCGGCGGCCCATCTCGCGGCGCAGCTGCCCGAGCTGCTGCGCGGGGTCTTCTACGACGGGTGGAGCCCGCGGCACATGCCGTACAAGTACGACGCGCAGCGGTTCGCCGAGCGGTTCGCCGACGAGGCGCGGGTCGCCCGCACCGATGTGCACAGGACGGCCTCGACCGTGACCGAGGTGGTCATGTCGCGGATCGCTCCGGGCGGGGTGGAGCAGGCGCTGCGCCAGATGCCGGACGAGCTGCGCCGCCTGGTGTCCGAGAAGGAGGTCTCCCGGCGCTGACCGTCGCCGTCACCCCTCGCCGTCACCCCTTGACGACGCCGAGGGGGACGAGGCGGGCCACCTTGCGGCACAGGCCCGCGCCCTCGGCCGCGTCCACGACGGCGTCGATGTCCTTGTAGGCGGCGGGTGCCTCCTCGGCCAGGCCCCGCCAGGAGGCGCCGCGCACCGCGATGCCGGCGGCCTGGAGCCGTTCGCGCAGGTCCCGGCCGTGGACGGAGCGGGCGGCCTGGTGGCGGCTCTGCCGGCGGCCGGCGCCGTGGCAGGCCGAGTCGAAGGCGGGGTTGCCGGGCACCCCGGTGAGTACGTACGAGGCGGTGCCCATCGTGCCGGGGATCAGCACCGGCTGCCCGGCCGCCCGCAGGTCGGGCGGCAGCACGGGGTGGCCGGGCGGGAGCGCGAGGGTGGCGCCCTTGCGGTGGACGCACAGCCGCCGCGGCTCGCCGTCCACCGGATGGGTCTCGATCTTGGCGAGGTTGTGCGACACGTCGTACACCAGGTCCAGGTCGCAGCCGTGGACGGCGGCGAAGGCGCGGCGGGCGGCCTCGGTGAGGAGCTGGCGGTTGGCGCGCCCGTAGTTGGCCGCGGCGGCCATCGAGGCCAGGTAGTCGCGTCCCTCCGGCGACTCGGCCGGGACGCAGGCCAGCTGCCGGTCGGGGACGTCGATGCCGTATCGGGGCATCGCCGTCTGCATGGCGTGGACGTGATCGGTGCAGATCTGGTGGCCGAGCCCGCGCGACCCGCAGTGGATCATGAAGCAGACCCGGCCCGGTCGCAGCCCGAACGCCTCGGCGGTCGCCGGGTCGTAGACCCGTTCGACCGCCTGTACCTCGGCGAAGTGGTTGCCCGACCCCAGGGAGCCGAGCTGCCCGAGGCCGCGCTCCTCGGCCCGCGCGCCGACCAGGCCGGGGTCGGCGCCGGACATGACGCCGAGGTCCTCGCACCGGGCCAGGTCACGGGGGACGCCGTGCCCGCGCTCCACGGCGTACGCGGCGCCGCCGGCCAGCACCCGTTCGAGTTCGGCGCGGCCGGGCAGGTGCCAGACGGCGCCGCGGCCGAGGCCGCGGGGGATCGCGGCGCCCAGCCGGTCCATCAGCGTCCCGGCGCGGGCGGCGAAGGCGTCCCGGTCGAGGCCGGCGGCCAGCAGCCGGACCCCGCAGGAGATGTCGAACCCGACCCCGCCGGGCGAGACGACCCCGCCCGCCGCGGTGTCGGTGGCGGCGACCCCGCCGATCGCGAACCCGTACCCCCAGTGGACGTCCGGCATCGCGAACGAGGCGCGGACGATCCCCGGCAGCGTGGCGACGTCCGCCACCTGCCGCAGCGACCGGTCGGCCTCGGCGCCGGGCAGCAGGTCCGCGGAGGCGAACACCACGCCCGGCACCCGCATCGCCCCCCGCCGTTCGATGCGGTACCGGTACGGGCCTTCCCGGGTGATCTCCATGGGCGTTCCCCCTGTGAGCGGTCGGTCGCGCGCCGTGTACTCCCACCCTGCGGCGGGCGGGGGCGGGCCGGGGGAGGGCCAATGCCCCGGGCGCGAAGGCCGAAAGTCCCTTCGGGGCCTTTCCGCCGCCCGACGACACTGAGGGTGTGAGGGCGGCCGGAAGGGACCAGAGGACCGGCCATCGCACCGTGCCGCACACGGCCGATCTGCGGATCGAGGCGTGGGCGCCCACGCTGGAGGGGTGCGTCGTCGAGACGGTGCGCGCGATGGTGGCGGCGTTCGCCGACCTGTCGGGCGCCGCCCCGGCCGGGACCCGGGTGATCGACTCGGCCGCCGGTGACGCCGAGGGGCACGTGCTGAACGTGCTCGAAGAGGTCATCTACCTGATGGACACGGCCGGGGAGCTGCCCCGGGACGTCGTGGTCCGGCGTACCCCGGGCGGCCTGCGGGCCGAATGCGCGATGGCCGGCGTCGCGGACGCCGTCCTCATCGGGGCGGTCCCCAAGGCGGTCTCGTACCACGAACTGTCCATGACCGGACGCGACGACGGATGGCACGGCTCGGTGACGCTCGATGTGTGACGCCCCGGAGGGCCGGGACGTCACCGCCGCGCGGCCGGCCGGCCACGGCGAGGAGGCCAGGAGATGAGCGGTACCAGGAACCGGACGCGGACGATCCCCGACGTCATGGTCGGGACCAGGGGAGAGGTGCCCCGGTGGGCGACCGAGATGGCCCGCGACCGGGTGGCCGCGGCGCTCGGCCTCGCCCCCGAGCCGGTGCTGTTCGCCCGGGTGAGGCTGGAGGTGTCGCCCGATCCCGCGGTGGCGCGGCGGGCGACCTGCCAGGTGAACGCGGACGTCAACGGGCGGCTCGTCCGGGTGCAGGTGGCGGCGTCGGGCCTGCGCGAGTCCATCGACCTGGCGCACGACCGGCTGCGGGGACGGCTGGAGCGGATCGGCCGCAACTGGGAGGCCGTCCGGGGCGCGCGGCCCAAGCCCGGCCCGAACGAGTGGCGGCACGGCGCCGAGCCCGCGCACCGTCCCGACTACTACCCGCGCCCCGCCGCCGAACGGGAGATCGTGCGGCACAAGGCGTACGCGCTGGAGCGGCAGAGCGTGGACGAGGCCGTGTTCGACATGGACATGATGGACTACGACTTCAGCCTGTTCACCGACGTGGAGACCGGCCAGGACAGCGTCGTGTACCGCAGCGGTGACGGCTACCGGCTGGCCCAGGCCGAGCCGCCGGCCGAGCGCGCCGACCCGGTGGCGGTGCCGCTGACGGTGAGCCCCCAGCCCGCGGCGCGGCTGGACGAGGCGGAGGCGATCGAGCGGCTGGAGATGTCCGGGCAGCCGTTCGTGTTCTTCCTCGACCGGGCCACCGGGCGCGGCCGGGTCCTCTACCACCGCTACGACGGCCACTACGGCCTGATCGTCCCGGTGGCGTAGGCGGCGGACGCCATGCGGGCCAACGACGAGGTCGGCGCGCTGCTGGAGGAGTACGCCGACCTGCTGGCGATCACCGGGGCGGAGGACTTCAAGGTCCGGGTGTACGAGAAGGCCGCCCGGTCGGTGGGCGGGTACGCCGCGGACATCGCCCGGCTGGACGACGCGGGGCTCCGCGGCATCCCCAACGTGGGGAGGTCCATCGCGGCGAAGATCGAGGAGTACCTCGCCACCGGCGCCATCCACCGGCTGGAGGAGCTGCGGACCGAGGTCCCGGCCGGGGTGCGGCGGCTGACCCTCGTCCCCACCCTCGGGCCGAAGAAGGCGATGGTGCTGTACCAGGAACGCGGCATCGACTCGGTCGAGGCGCTGGCCGCGGCGATCGACGAGGGCCGGCTGCACGGCCTGCACGGCTTCGGCTCCAGGACCGAGGAGAACCTGCGGCACGGGATCGAGATCCTGCACAAGGCCGGTCAGCGGGTCCCGCTCGGCGCCGCGATGGAGGTCGCCGACGCGGTGGTGGCCGAGATCGCGGCGGCCGGCGGCTGTGAGCGCTGCGCCTTCGCGGGCTCGCTGCGCCGGATGAAGGACACCGTCGGGGACGTGGACGTCCTGGCCACCTCGGACCGGGCGCCGGCGCTGATGGCCGCGTTCACCCGCCTGCCGCTGGTGGACCAGGTGATCGCGACCGGGGACACCAAGACCTCCGTCCGCACCGCCGCGGGCCTGCAGGTGGATCTGCGGGTGGTGCCGCCCGAGGACTGGGGCGCGGCGCTCCAGTACTTCACCGGGTCCCGGGCGCACAACATCCGGACCCGGGAGATCGCGGTGCACCGCGGGCTCAAGCTCTCCGAGTACGGCCTGTTCGACGTCGAGAGCGGCGCGAAGATCGCGTCCCTGACCGAGGAGGACGTCTACGCCCGGCTCGGCCTGCCCTGGATCCCGCCCACCCTGCGCGAGGACACCGGGGAGATCGAGGCGGCCCTGGCCGGCACGCTGCCCGACCTGGTGACCGAGGCGGACCTGCGCGGCGACCTGCACACCCACACCGACCTGACCGACGGGCTGGCGGGCCTGGAGGAGATGGCCGCCGCGGCGGCGGCCCGCGGCCATGACTACTACGCCGTGACCGACCACGCCCCCGCCCTGGCCATGCAGCGGATGACCGACGAGAAGATGCTGGCCCAGCGGGCGCGGGTCCGCGAGCTCGACGGCGCCTACGGCGGGATGCGCCTGCTCCACGGCACCGAGCTGAACATCGACCCGGACGGCGGCGTGGACTGGCCGCCGGACTTCCTGGCCGGGTTCGACCTGTGCGTCGCGTCGGTGCACTCCCACTTCGAGCAGCCCCGCGAGGAGATGACCCGCCGGCTGGTCCGGGCCTGCGAGAACCCGTACGTGAAGATCCTCGGCCACCCGAGCGGGCGGGTGATCGGGCAGCGTCCGCCGGTGGAGGCCGACTGGGACGAGGTCTTCGCCGCGTGCGCCCGGACCGGCACCGCCCTGGAGATCGACTCCTTTCCCGACCGGCTGGACCTGTCGGCCGAGCACGTCCGGCGGGCCCGGAACCACGGCGTGCGGTTCGCGATCGACAGCGACGCGCACGCCGTCCCGCACCTGCCCTACCTGCGCTACGGCGTGGGCACCGCGCAGCGCGGCTGGCTCACCGCCGACGAGGTGATCAACACCTGGCCGCTGGACCGCCTGACCGGCTTCCTGAAAGCGGACTCCTGAAACCGGGCTCCTGAAACCGGGCTCCGGAGCCCCGGCCCGGAGCTGAAGCGGGGCGTCGTCCACGCATGGCGGGGCCGTCCGGTGCCCCCGGGGCCGGACGGCCTGATCAGAGGGACGGGTGATCGCCGAGCGCGTCCAGGACCAGACCGGCCAGACGCTCGACCGGCGGCTCGCCGCCGACGATGACGATCACATCACCGGGCCGGGCCTGATCGGTGATCCTCTGCACCGCCGGGGCGGCATCCGAACGCCGGGCGTCGACGCCCTGTTCTCCAGGCGAGGGCCGGACGGGCTCCAGCGTCACGATCTGGTCGACGTCCTGGAGGAGCGCGGAGATCCTGATGGTGTGGGCGAGCAGGCCGTCGGCGACGGCCAGGACGTGCACGCGGCCGTCCCCGCCGGTCAGTTCCCAGGCGGCGGCGAGGTCAGCGCCGATCGCATCCGGCCGGCGGGCCACCGAATCGATCACGGTCACGGAGCGCGTCCCGCCCGCGATGGTGAGGTGCCGGTGCACCCCCTGGTAGCTCTCCAGAGCCCGGGCCGCCTCCATGGGGGCGATACCGAGGGCGGTGGCGGCGGCCAGCGCCCCCATGGCGTTGTCGGCGTGCACGGGCACGGGCACGTCCGCCCAGAGGACCTCGCCGTCCGGGCCTTTGGCCACGATGCGGTTCCCGCTCCCGTATCGCCGGGATTCCATGGTCCAGGTCGCTCCGGGACCCGGCCCGTAGGTCACCAGGTTGCCGGGGCCGGCACCGTCCGCCAGTGCCTCCAGCCTGGCCTTCTCCTCGTGAGAGGCGATGACCGTCCCGAACTCCCCGATCCGTGGATAGGACTCTCCAGGACAGCCTCCGCTGATCACGCAGATGTCGGGCGTCACCGTGGCCAGGGTGGGCGGGTCGGCCTCCAGCACCAGAGGAGCGCCCGCACCCCGCCTGGCCCGTGACCCGGGGCCGTAACCGACCAGGTCCGCTCCCAGGATCCAGGACGGGTCGCTTTCCAGGACGCTCAGGATGTGGGCGAGCATCGCGGCGGTGCTCGTCTTGCCGCGGAGCCCGGTGACCGCGATGGACACGTGGGAGTCCATGATCTCCTGAAGAGGCCGGCCGCGGTCGCCGAGGGGGACGTCCTGTCCGCGGGCGCTGGTCTCCCTCTCGTTCCTCGCCCGCCTGCGACGCGCGATGGCGTTCCGGGCGACGGTGTTCGTGATCATGACGGTCCCCTCGCGTGGATGTTCCGGCTCTGCTACGAGCCTGGTCGCTCGCGGGCCCCTGTGTCATCACGGCCAGCGGCCATCCCATCGCGGGGGCGGACGGGTAGCGCGGCATACCTGCTAGCTGCAATGTGCGGTTCGCGCGCCGGCCGGCCGGGCGCTCCGAGGACGGTCAGAAGCGTCGCCGGCGGACCGGACGGCGCTCAGCCCGGGCGGACGGGCAGCGAGACGTCCAGCCGGGTGCCCCCGCCCGGCGGGCTGTCGATCGCGATCGTTCCGTCCAGCGCCTCGATCCGGTCGGTGAGCCCGATGAGGCCCGAGCCCGCGGCGGGGTCCGCGCCGCCGACGCCGTCGTCGCGTACGCCCAGGTTCAGGCGGTCGCCGGTGACCTCCGTCCGAACCTCGACGGACGAGGCGTGCGCGTGCTTGACGACGTTGGCCAGCGCCTCCGCCACGAAGTAGTAGGCGGCGACCTCGGTGTCCGGGGGGAGCCGGTCACCGATCCGCACGTCGAGATCGACGGGGATGGGGGACCGCCGGGCCAGCGCCTTGAGCGCGGGCCGCAGACCACCCTCGCTCAGGATGGCCGGGTGAATGCCACGGGAGATCTCCCGCAGCTCGTCGAGCGCCGCAGCCAGCCCGTCGGCGACCGCCGCGATCTTGGACCGCAGTTCGGGCAGTGCGGCGGGGGTGT
This region includes:
- a CDS encoding DUF5753 domain-containing protein; the protein is MVKFAKAGHEVEWFKTHSEHEAKASHLRIWELGWVPGLFQIEAYARAMFEASGVEDVEDGVAARLSRQTCLDRKPRPRVWVILDQGVLDQPVGGPEIMRAQLARLVELARQPNITVRVVPRDVGAHVGRDGSFKIMTVDGADVVYTVAQGGGRLVQDATEISSYRDWFDRIGDVALPKDASLRLLVETMERYS
- a CDS encoding archease; the encoded protein is MPHTADLRIEAWAPTLEGCVVETVRAMVAAFADLSGAAPAGTRVIDSAAGDAEGHVLNVLEEVIYLMDTAGELPRDVVVRRTPGGLRAECAMAGVADAVLIGAVPKAVSYHELSMTGRDDGWHGSVTLDV
- the polX gene encoding DNA polymerase/3'-5' exonuclease PolX, translated to MRANDEVGALLEEYADLLAITGAEDFKVRVYEKAARSVGGYAADIARLDDAGLRGIPNVGRSIAAKIEEYLATGAIHRLEELRTEVPAGVRRLTLVPTLGPKKAMVLYQERGIDSVEALAAAIDEGRLHGLHGFGSRTEENLRHGIEILHKAGQRVPLGAAMEVADAVVAEIAAAGGCERCAFAGSLRRMKDTVGDVDVLATSDRAPALMAAFTRLPLVDQVIATGDTKTSVRTAAGLQVDLRVVPPEDWGAALQYFTGSRAHNIRTREIAVHRGLKLSEYGLFDVESGAKIASLTEEDVYARLGLPWIPPTLREDTGEIEAALAGTLPDLVTEADLRGDLHTHTDLTDGLAGLEEMAAAAAARGHDYYAVTDHAPALAMQRMTDEKMLAQRARVRELDGAYGGMRLLHGTELNIDPDGGVDWPPDFLAGFDLCVASVHSHFEQPREEMTRRLVRACENPYVKILGHPSGRVIGQRPPVEADWDEVFAACARTGTALEIDSFPDRLDLSAEHVRRARNHGVRFAIDSDAHAVPHLPYLRYGVGTAQRGWLTADEVINTWPLDRLTGFLKADS
- a CDS encoding sigma 54 modulation/S30EA ribosomal C-terminal domain-containing protein, producing MSGTRNRTRTIPDVMVGTRGEVPRWATEMARDRVAAALGLAPEPVLFARVRLEVSPDPAVARRATCQVNADVNGRLVRVQVAASGLRESIDLAHDRLRGRLERIGRNWEAVRGARPKPGPNEWRHGAEPAHRPDYYPRPAAEREIVRHKAYALERQSVDEAVFDMDMMDYDFSLFTDVETGQDSVVYRSGDGYRLAQAEPPAERADPVAVPLTVSPQPAARLDEAEAIERLEMSGQPFVFFLDRATGRGRVLYHRYDGHYGLIVPVA
- a CDS encoding DUF2267 domain-containing protein — protein: MSFTGIHGLDHSINSTNEWIAAVASAFETEDRDFAYRVLRAWMHSMRDRLTVEAAAHLAAQLPELLRGVFYDGWSPRHMPYKYDAQRFAERFADEARVARTDVHRTASTVTEVVMSRIAPGGVEQALRQMPDELRRLVSEKEVSRR
- a CDS encoding ATP-binding protein; amino-acid sequence: MLNAKVGNRDELDMTCLAARTAPGQARTLVELRLASWGLARLRDDATLIASELVTNAVIHTPDDGEIRLRLTRQPMGVLLAVWDSSDARPVRKRSMWAVAGGAAADAEALALDHDDGTGGRGLLIVEELADACGVTETEPRGKWVWARIGGAARRGRRR
- a CDS encoding NAD(P)H-binding protein encodes the protein MIVVTGATGNVGRSLVRALAETAERVTAVSRGMAPVDLPGGTRHLRADLAAPETLRPAFDGAEVLFLHDGGAGGHGLDPRAILDVARGAGVRRVVLLSSQGVVTRPESPSHGGVMRAIEEAVRESGLTWTILRPGAFASNAYAWVESVRAERTVAAPFGDVGIPVIDPADIAEVAAVALRKDEHAGQVHELNGPAAVTPRQQAEAIGAALGEPVRFVELTPAEARARMSAFMPGPVVETTLAILGEPKAAELRLSPDVERVLGRAPRPFAEWARRNVEAFR
- a CDS encoding RtcB family protein, with protein sequence MEITREGPYRYRIERRGAMRVPGVVFASADLLPGAEADRSLRQVADVATLPGIVRASFAMPDVHWGYGFAIGGVAATDTAAGGVVSPGGVGFDISCGVRLLAAGLDRDAFAARAGTLMDRLGAAIPRGLGRGAVWHLPGRAELERVLAGGAAYAVERGHGVPRDLARCEDLGVMSGADPGLVGARAEERGLGQLGSLGSGNHFAEVQAVERVYDPATAEAFGLRPGRVCFMIHCGSRGLGHQICTDHVHAMQTAMPRYGIDVPDRQLACVPAESPEGRDYLASMAAAANYGRANRQLLTEAARRAFAAVHGCDLDLVYDVSHNLAKIETHPVDGEPRRLCVHRKGATLALPPGHPVLPPDLRAAGQPVLIPGTMGTASYVLTGVPGNPAFDSACHGAGRRQSRHQAARSVHGRDLRERLQAAGIAVRGASWRGLAEEAPAAYKDIDAVVDAAEGAGLCRKVARLVPLGVVKG
- a CDS encoding winged helix-turn-helix transcriptional regulator; this translates as MATETSRPAPEALDDPELACPIAPVVEIVFSRWTTPILWSLHTFGRQRFVELERRIKGITPKVLTQRLRQLERDGLVIRTYHPEVPPRVEYEISELGRSLAPLFAHLSEWASTNLEQVEQARRHYDEAGSPRA